From a single Gemmatimonadaceae bacterium genomic region:
- a CDS encoding response regulator — protein sequence MTSPATSAPAGYLGAVLEALPGAGVLLDSGAALVVANSAAGAAMAPGLSVADVVALALPVPPTVAATAIAGIGAVVDGTQRSFELELPANGGDIATLLRATPVPGGGALVQLVPPALSNAGSAAAQVQDTSFRSIFTASLDAMVIADSRGRIVASNPATRRLLARSEADVAAMEFSQFFTAGARTATPAEAWQRMLMDGQWRGEGRLLVGESVRVLDVSASAHISPGRHLVTIRDVTESQQMEAQLRQAQKMEAIGMLTGGMAHDFNNLLTVVLANADLVLEALPEGMEELRDEVMQMIQAATRGTEMVRKLLAFSRRESLERRPVSLEVVLAETQALLTRLLPSNITVRTDAAPELPGILADPGAVQHMLLNLATNARDAMPTGGVLSMRGAFEPQRERPDGTHGPMVTVTVEDSGRGMDDEVLAHLFEPFFTTKAPGEGTGLGMAMIYGLVQQHEGTIDVKSTPGLGTRVTIALPLAELTVANATPRSSPMVREGATETILLVEDEEMVRRAGRRILEKHGYRVIQASDGAEALTLLRERGKEIALVVSDVVMPRMGGRELYASLRDEGYTMPFLFTSGYTDRMSSDTVALDPSVPVLTKPWTWSELTASVRAAIEEGFTPR from the coding sequence ATGACGTCCCCCGCGACCTCCGCACCGGCCGGGTATCTCGGCGCCGTCCTCGAGGCACTGCCGGGCGCCGGGGTGCTGCTCGACTCGGGGGCCGCGCTGGTGGTGGCGAACTCCGCCGCCGGCGCGGCGATGGCGCCCGGCCTCTCGGTCGCGGACGTGGTCGCCCTCGCGCTGCCGGTGCCCCCGACGGTGGCCGCGACCGCGATCGCCGGGATCGGCGCCGTCGTCGACGGCACGCAGCGGTCGTTCGAGCTGGAGCTGCCCGCCAACGGCGGCGACATCGCGACGCTGCTCCGCGCGACGCCTGTGCCTGGCGGCGGCGCGCTGGTGCAGCTCGTCCCGCCGGCCCTCTCGAACGCGGGAAGCGCCGCCGCGCAGGTGCAGGACACCAGCTTCCGCTCGATCTTCACGGCGTCGCTGGATGCCATGGTGATCGCCGATTCGCGCGGCCGCATCGTGGCGAGCAACCCCGCCACGCGCCGCCTGCTGGCGCGCAGCGAGGCCGACGTCGCGGCGATGGAGTTCTCGCAGTTCTTCACCGCCGGCGCGCGCACGGCGACGCCGGCCGAGGCCTGGCAGCGCATGCTGATGGACGGCCAGTGGCGCGGTGAGGGCCGCCTGCTGGTGGGCGAGAGCGTCCGCGTGCTCGACGTGTCCGCCTCGGCGCACATCTCGCCCGGCCGGCACCTCGTCACCATCCGCGACGTGACCGAGTCGCAGCAGATGGAGGCGCAGCTCCGCCAGGCGCAGAAGATGGAGGCGATCGGCATGCTGACGGGTGGCATGGCGCACGACTTCAACAACCTGCTGACGGTGGTGCTGGCCAACGCCGACCTCGTGCTCGAGGCGCTGCCCGAGGGGATGGAGGAGCTGCGCGACGAGGTGATGCAGATGATCCAGGCGGCCACGCGCGGCACCGAGATGGTGCGCAAGCTGCTGGCCTTCAGCCGCCGTGAGTCGCTCGAGCGCCGCCCCGTCTCGCTCGAGGTGGTGCTGGCGGAGACGCAGGCGCTGCTCACCCGCCTGCTGCCGTCGAACATCACGGTGCGGACCGACGCCGCGCCCGAGCTGCCGGGGATCCTGGCCGACCCGGGTGCGGTGCAGCACATGCTCCTCAACCTCGCCACCAATGCGCGCGATGCCATGCCCACCGGCGGCGTGCTGAGCATGCGCGGCGCCTTCGAGCCGCAGCGGGAGCGTCCCGACGGCACCCACGGGCCGATGGTGACGGTGACGGTGGAGGACAGCGGCCGCGGCATGGATGACGAGGTGCTCGCCCACCTGTTCGAGCCGTTCTTCACCACCAAGGCCCCCGGGGAGGGCACCGGTCTGGGCATGGCGATGATCTACGGCCTGGTGCAGCAGCACGAGGGCACGATCGACGTCAAGAGCACACCCGGCCTCGGCACGCGCGTGACGATCGCGCTGCCGCTGGCGGAGCTCACGGTGGCGAACGCCACGCCGCGGTCCTCGCCGATGGTGCGGGAGGGTGCCACCGAGACGATCCTGCTGGTGGAAGACGAGGAGATGGTGCGCCGCGCCGGCCGCCGCATCCTCGAGAAGCACGGCTACCGCGTGATCCAGGCCTCCGACGGCGCCGAGGCGCTGACGCTGCTGCGCGAGCGCGGGAAGGAGATCGCCCTCGTGGTCAGCGACGTGGTGATGCCGCGCATGGGCGGCCGCGAGCTGTACGCCTCGCTGCGGGACGAGGGGTACACGATGCCGTTCCTGTTCACCAGCGGCTACACCGACCGCATGTCGAGTGACACCGTCGCCCTGGACCCGTCAGTGCCGGTGCTGACCAAGCCGTGGACCTGGTCGGAGCTCACGGCTTCCGTGCGCGCTGCCATCGAGGAAGGCTTCACGCCGCGCTGA
- a CDS encoding HDOD domain-containing protein — protein MLPKVLSRLTNKTPITAPARPATTPLAVPDVVQGDDLALEKARAAPAPPPIPVMQAAPILTEPSIHEEVEAGYDIRRALRTALERLEGSLEPIDLRGDAPAFFERISKSGEKTVRQPPAAAQRALDLLRRDVAISQLVKLVEQDPVLAQSLLRFANSAANSTGARTSSLAESIRRVGTQGLRSVILSSMVEATLCRTGTAYDGLVKQVWEHMVRTAPIARTLAPGFGVVPDEAFTLALLHDVGKLVLFDRLGTLRAELRREVKMTAQVMPRVLGELHEVLGGAAALRWGLGKAAVHVVANHHRRAEPLEPSLPAECVYIAERLDLAMVRGEPANLVRWFEEGRLLASYDAVAPLVERVLAPESGGTGYHF, from the coding sequence ATGCTGCCGAAGGTCCTGAGTCGTCTCACGAACAAGACGCCCATCACGGCGCCTGCCCGGCCCGCGACCACGCCGCTCGCCGTGCCGGACGTGGTGCAGGGCGACGACCTGGCGCTCGAGAAGGCGCGCGCCGCCCCCGCGCCGCCGCCCATCCCGGTGATGCAGGCCGCCCCGATCCTCACCGAACCCTCCATCCACGAGGAGGTGGAGGCCGGCTACGACATCCGGCGCGCCCTCCGCACGGCCCTCGAGCGCCTCGAGGGCTCGCTCGAGCCGATCGACCTGCGCGGCGACGCGCCGGCATTCTTCGAGCGCATCTCCAAGAGCGGGGAGAAGACGGTGCGCCAGCCCCCCGCGGCGGCGCAGCGCGCACTCGACCTCCTGCGCCGCGACGTGGCGATCTCGCAGCTCGTGAAGCTGGTGGAGCAGGACCCGGTGCTCGCACAGTCGCTGCTGCGCTTCGCCAACTCCGCCGCCAATTCGACCGGCGCGCGCACCTCCTCACTGGCGGAGAGCATCCGGCGCGTGGGCACGCAGGGGCTGCGCAGCGTGATCCTGAGCAGCATGGTCGAGGCGACACTCTGTCGCACCGGCACCGCCTACGACGGCCTGGTGAAGCAGGTGTGGGAGCACATGGTGCGCACGGCCCCGATCGCGCGCACGCTGGCCCCCGGGTTCGGCGTGGTGCCCGACGAGGCGTTCACGCTCGCGCTGCTGCACGACGTGGGCAAGCTGGTGCTGTTCGACCGCCTCGGCACGTTGCGCGCCGAACTGCGACGCGAGGTGAAGATGACGGCGCAGGTCATGCCGCGCGTGCTCGGTGAGCTGCACGAAGTGCTGGGTGGCGCCGCGGCGCTGCGCTGGGGGCTCGGCAAGGCGGCAGTCCACGTGGTGGCCAACCACCATCGCCGCGCCGAGCCGCTGGAACCGAGCCTGCCCGCGGAATGTGTGTACATCGCCGAACGGCTGGACCTGGCGATGGTGCGCGGCGAGCCGGCGAACCTGGTGCGCTGGTTCGAGGAGGGGCGGTTGCTGGCCAGCTACGACGCCGTGGCGCCCCTGGTGGAGCGGGTGCTGGCCCCGGAGTCTGGTGGGACCGGCTACCACTTCTGA
- a CDS encoding LysR family transcriptional regulator, whose product MAELNFHHLHLFRTVARAGTLARAAAELRLTEPTLSTQIKALEQHFGQPLFTRTARRLQLTDAGQTALRYADDIFSISDELGQAMAGSPGDRPRRLLVGIADVVPKMIAYRLIEPALRTPEGLTLSCTEDTPERLVAALSVHALDLLITDAPVTPASNVRAFNHLLGESGTSIFGTRDLAARYRDGFPGSLHGAPFLLPLHASTIRRALDSFFHQHDLRPVVAGEFADSALMKTFGQNGYGLLAAPTVLEAEIVQQHGVEVVGRLPGLRQQFYAISAERRMEHPAVTAIARAARSRLFG is encoded by the coding sequence ATGGCGGAACTCAATTTCCATCACCTGCACCTCTTCCGCACCGTCGCCCGCGCCGGCACCCTCGCGCGCGCCGCGGCGGAACTGCGGCTCACCGAGCCCACCCTCAGCACCCAGATCAAGGCGCTGGAGCAGCACTTCGGGCAGCCGCTCTTCACCCGCACCGCACGCCGGCTGCAGCTCACCGATGCCGGCCAGACCGCACTGCGCTACGCCGACGACATCTTCTCCATCAGCGACGAACTCGGGCAGGCGATGGCCGGCTCGCCGGGCGACCGGCCGCGCCGGTTGCTCGTCGGCATTGCCGACGTGGTCCCGAAGATGATCGCCTATCGCCTGATCGAGCCGGCGCTGCGCACCCCGGAGGGGCTCACGCTGAGCTGCACCGAGGACACGCCGGAGCGGCTCGTCGCCGCGCTCTCGGTGCACGCCCTCGACCTGCTGATCACCGACGCGCCGGTCACGCCCGCCAGCAACGTCCGCGCCTTCAACCACCTGCTTGGCGAGAGCGGCACGTCGATCTTCGGCACGCGCGACCTCGCCGCACGCTACCGCGATGGCTTTCCGGGGTCACTGCACGGCGCGCCGTTCCTGCTGCCGCTGCACGCCTCCACCATCCGCCGCGCCCTCGACAGCTTCTTCCACCAGCACGACCTCCGTCCCGTGGTGGCCGGCGAGTTCGCCGACAGCGCCCTGATGAAGACGTTCGGACAGAACGGCTACGGCCTGCTCGCGGCCCCCACCGTGCTCGAGGCCGAGATCGTGCAACAGCACGGGGTGGAGGTCGTGGGCCGCCTCCCCGGGCTGCGCCAGCAGTTCTACGCCATCTCCGCCGAGCGCCGCATGGAGCATCCCGCCGTCACGGCCATCGCACGCGCGGCGCGCTCCCGCCTGTTCGGCTGA